The Streptomyces sp. BHT-5-2 genomic interval CGTCCGCGACCCCGCCGGCGTCGTCTACTGCCACCGCGGCCCCGGCGACACCTGGCTTCCCGGCGGCGCCTCCAGCAGCGGCGCCGGCGTCATCTCCCAGTACTTCCACGGCGAGAACCTCGACGTCCTCACCGAACAGGCCGCCGCCCAGGACCCGGACGCCGTCGCCTACCCCCTGGTCTCCACCGGCGGCGAACGCTTCCCCTTCCGCGCCCCCGAAGCCGAACCCTTCATCCTCGGCGCCACCCCCACCCGCGCCGCCGAGTTCCACGCCTACCTCCTCGGCGTCGCCTGCCTCGAACGCCTCTGCTTCGACTACCTCGACCACCTCGGCGCCGCCACCGACGGCCCCCTCACCTTCACCGGCGGCGGCGCCCGCAACGCCTACTGGTGCCGCCTGCGCGCCGACGTCCTCGGCCGCACCGTCCACGTACCCGAACACGCCGAAGGCGCCCTCGGCATGGCCGTCCTCGCCGCCGCCTCCGCAGGCGCCGGCCTCCCCGCCACCGTCGCCACCATGGTCCGCCCCGGCACCGAGATCCGCCCCGACCCCCACCGCACCACCCGCCACCTCCCCACCTACCACCGCTTCGTCACCGAACTCACCCGCCGTGGCTGGCTCGACCCCGCCGTGGCCGACCACGCCCTCAGGAGGGCCGCCCAGTGACCGACTTCCTCCTCGTCCGCCACGGCGAGACCGTCTGGCACGCGGAGAACCGCTACGCCGGCCGCTCCGACGTCCCGCTCACCGACCGCGGCCGCGAACAGGCCCACACCCTCGCCGACTGGGCCGCCACCGCCGACCTCACCGCCATCTGGACCTCCCCCCTCTCCCGCGCCCGCCGCACCGCCGCCCCCGCCGCCGACGCCTGCGGCCTCACCCCCCACATCGACCCCCGCCTGACCGAACTCGACTTCGGCCAGGGCGAGGGCCTCACCCGCGACGAGATGCGGCAGCACTTCCCCCAGAAACTCGCCGCCTTCCTCGCCGACCCCGCCGACCACCACCTCCCCGGCGGCGAACACCCCCGCCACGCCGCCCAGCGCGCCGCCGCCTGTCTCACCGACATCGCCCGCGACCACCCCCACGGCCGGATCCTGATCGTCGCCCACTCCACCCTCATCCGCGTCCTCCTCTGCCACCTCCTCGGCATCCCCCTGGCCGAATACCGCCGTACCTTCCCCCAACTCCACAACGGCGCCCTCACCGAGATCCGCATCGAGAACGACCGCACCGCCCTCCTCCGCCTCAACGCCCCCGCCCTCACCGCGGCCCCCGCCTTCCCCTGACCCACCGCACCGAGCACCGCATCGCACCACGCACCACACCGCACACCAGGAGAAGAACCCCACATGACCACCACCCTCCTCGCCGCCGGCAACCACTTCATCCACCCCGGCCTGTTCAGCGCCGCCGTACGCAAGGCGGCCGGGGACACCCCGCTCGACATACGCGAGATCCAGTTCGGCTGGCCCCACACCCCCTTCGGCCCCGTCGCCGAGGTCACCGAGGCATCCGGCACCGAGGACGAGATGATCCAGGCCCTCCAGGGCGTCGAGATCTGCGTCACCGAACACGGCCCGCTCACCGAACGCATCCTCGCCAACTGCCCCGACCTCAAGCTCTTCTGCACCAGCCGCGGCGGCCCCGTCAACGCCAACCTCGAAGCCGCCACCCGCCACGGCGTCACCGTCTGCAACGCCCCCGGCCGCAACGCCACCGCCACCGCCGAACACACCCTCACCCTGCTGCTCGCCGCCGCCCGCGGCCTCGGCGACACCCACACCGCCCTCCGCGACGGCACCTGGCGCGGCGACTACTACGACTACGACAACTGCGGCATCGAGATCGACGGCACCACCATCGGCCTGATCGGCTACGGCGCCATCGGCAGCCGCGTCGCCAAGATCCTGCACGCCATGGGCGCCCACATCCTCGTCCACGACCCCTACGTCCGCCCCGAGACCCTGGCCGGCCGCGCCGAACAGGTCACCCTCGACGAACTCCTCCGCCGCTCCCGCATCGTCTCCCTGCACGCCCGGGTCACCCCGGAGACCACCGGCCTGATCGGCCGCGCACAGATCGCCGCCATGCCCCGCGGCGCCGTCCTCGTCAACTGCGCCCGCGGCGCCCTCCTCGACTACGACGCGGTCTGCGACGCCCTGGAGAGCGGCCACCTCGCCGCCGCCGGCCTCGACGTCTTCCCCCAGGAACCCCTCCCCACCGGCTCCCGCCTGCTCACCGCCCCCGGAGTCGTCCTCACCCCGCACATCGCCGGCGGCAGCCAGCAGGTCGCCCACAAGGCCGCCGCCATCGCCGCCGCCGAAGTC includes:
- a CDS encoding histidine phosphatase family protein, encoding MTDFLLVRHGETVWHAENRYAGRSDVPLTDRGREQAHTLADWAATADLTAIWTSPLSRARRTAAPAADACGLTPHIDPRLTELDFGQGEGLTRDEMRQHFPQKLAAFLADPADHHLPGGEHPRHAAQRAAACLTDIARDHPHGRILIVAHSTLIRVLLCHLLGIPLAEYRRTFPQLHNGALTEIRIENDRTALLRLNAPALTAAPAFP
- a CDS encoding 2-hydroxyacid dehydrogenase, with amino-acid sequence MTTTLLAAGNHFIHPGLFSAAVRKAAGDTPLDIREIQFGWPHTPFGPVAEVTEASGTEDEMIQALQGVEICVTEHGPLTERILANCPDLKLFCTSRGGPVNANLEAATRHGVTVCNAPGRNATATAEHTLTLLLAAARGLGDTHTALRDGTWRGDYYDYDNCGIEIDGTTIGLIGYGAIGSRVAKILHAMGAHILVHDPYVRPETLAGRAEQVTLDELLRRSRIVSLHARVTPETTGLIGRAQIAAMPRGAVLVNCARGALLDYDAVCDALESGHLAAAGLDVFPQEPLPTGSRLLTAPGVVLTPHIAGGSQQVAHKAAAIAAAEVARYLRGEPLHHQANA